The Heptranchias perlo isolate sHepPer1 unplaced genomic scaffold, sHepPer1.hap1 HAP1_SCAFFOLD_390, whole genome shotgun sequence nucleotide sequence gtggcttcccgttctgctgttcctcacttgctgatgctcgataccgccgattggagcaaagtatttaatatattcagggagcggcaacccaaggcaagatttctctgctggtcttggagcagcttgaaggcgagtgtgaggcaggaactgtgaggggcgatttacaaacagcaaacgaggaattagctcaactggtggagcgctcacttggcctgtgagaagtagcgggatcgttgattatattctccactcaccgtttgtcttggggcaattatacagaaacaagagtgttgtcagtgagtccatcgcccatggacttcctaaacttcactgtgtgtttgggtacagagagatcaaggggcagcaaatcttttgatgcgctgcaggaagcaaaagttcttgattttgctatgcagcaaagatggaaagatgaggtgagagatggaaaaaaagcttcgtaatccttgatgccttcgctgaagattgaattcaagcCCTttagattatgacactgatgcactgcttgctgcactgagaaggcacttaccaggtatggagccaggcagcaccaccaagtaggacagcttgcaaggtattgaatgccataaaattttgcattaaaaaatccaagccaggtcggaatcgaacctaatgcgttatccattgcaccactggcccagattataacgaattagtagcagtgggaggcagtgggcatggcggaggtacgaaataaatacattgcatctgtctttcccaaggaagaagacgctgccagagtgtcagtaaaggaagatgttgtagagatactggattggctaaaaattcacaaagaggaggtactggaaaggctggctgtacttaaagtagatccgtcatctggtccggatgggatgcatcctcggttgctgagggaagtaacggtggaaattgcagaggtactggcaaaaaacctccaaacatccttagatatgggggtgatgccagaggactggagaattacaaatgttacacccctgttcaagaaagggtgaaagaaaaaatccagcaactactgaccagtcagtttaacctcggtagtggagaaagttctagcaacgataatccgggatagaattagcagtcaattggacaaggattagggaaagccagcacggatttgttaaaggcaaatcgtgtttaattaaattgatacagttttttgatgaggtaacagagagtagatgagggcaatgcagttaatgtggtgtgtatggacttcgaaaaggcgtcagataaagtgccgcataatgggtttgtcatcaagattgaagcccatggaataaaaggagcagtagcagcatggatacagaattggctaaataacaggaaacagagtgtagtggtgaacggttgtttttcggaatggagggaggtgtacagtggtgttccccaggggtcggtgctgggaccactgctttccttgatatacattaatgacttggacttggggatacagggcacaatttccaaattcttgctaccaaaatgctccacttcactgtcatctgcattaaaattcattggccaattatacacccattttgcaagtttattaatgtattttgtatttggtcgcaatcttcatcaatattatccaaactccaccccaccccgccaatctggtgtcatctgtaaattttgaaattgtacttccgattcccgagtccaattcgttgatgtgaattgtgaacagtggtcccagaaccaatccttgtggagccccactttccaccttatacagtgtgagtcgctacaattaaccccactctctgttttagagcagtagtcaagagaaacttctttacatagggagtaggcagtctgtggaattcacttccacggttagtgtttggggcacacagttctgtaatgacaagtggtcctcatgtttttatccaagacaggcctcagcccagtcatttactctaaatgttggtgcaatagttcaagctcagaggtgccaggtatcgggagcagcagtagctgtaaataaaatctaaatgtaagtaaataccaatacagttcatcttcatctatttctagtttaataacttttgctgaatgtggcccaggccaagtgccaggatatcgggtcaggttcaccatcggaaatgagtttgacatccctgagatagacaatgtgaaccggattaccctcatccactaacccagcaacttcttcaaaaaactcaagcaagtttgtcagacaccattttctttcccagaagccgtgttgagtatctctaatggctccctctctttccccgtgatcataaacagcatctcttaggatcccttcaagcatcttccctctgatcgaggtcacactgatgggcctgtcattccccggctctgatttgtcccctttaatgaaaatgggaactacatgagctcccttccaatctcaggggacaatccctgactctattgagctgttgaagatacaggcaaggggctcacagagcacccgtcccatctctttaaacacccgggggtggatatcatctggacctggagcacaatgcattttgagagttcatattttatccaaagtgacatcccattctattttaatatttatgatgttattgttgacagcacatcccacagctggaatctgagcctcatccacagactgatgagaaatagtcattcaacagctctgccatagcccaggaatctgtcctgaactgtctttcagtggccctaaagcatgtttaatggtcttctgactcctgacgtagctggaaagacatttgctattattctcagaattgggcaccatcttcttttccaaagatctctgagcttctctaatggctgcttttgtctccctcgattgtgggtgatatttgacccaattctcctgtaaactgaattcatcctgatccgatctgggttaaatgtaagacagttcggggagtcaggaatcattcaccgctagacccacactgagaggtaaaaccccagacggttccttagtaaggattcctctggtaccgcagaatattaaactccagcccagttatagggcttattaacatcagcagaaacaaaccccaactgtcagaatgaacatggttcagtcctggatgggattaacagcagaatccaacccctgcagtcatctgTGAACTCGCTggagtctcagcacgtgtgatgactgagtgaatcccttcccacacacagagcaggtgaacagtctctcaaccaatgggcatgcgttgatgtgtcagcagttcatttctgcttttaaagctcttctcacagtcactgagttaaaaggtcactcaatagtgtcaacaagtggatgtttcagaaggtgggatgaattcgtgaatcccttcccacacacggagcaggtgaacagtctctccccagtgtgagtgcgtcgatgtctcagcggatcatttctgattttaaatcttttctcacagtcagaacattgaaaggtctctcttcagtgtgaactcgctggtgtgacagaaggagggatgaccgagtgaatctcttctttcacacagagcaggagaacggcctctccccagtgtgaactcgctggtgagtgcgttggtgtttcagcagattaaatttgcttttaaacctcttctcacagtcagaacatttaaaaggtctctccccagtgtgaactcgctggtgtgtcagcagggcagatgactgagtgaatcctttcccacacacggagcaggtgaacggcctctccccagtgtgggtgcgttggtgtctcagcagttcaattttgcttttaaatctcttctcacagtcagaacatttgaaaggtctctccccagtgtgaactcgctggtgtttcagcaggtcggatgactgagtgaatcccttcccacacaaggagcaggtgaacggcctctccccagtgtgactgcgtcgatgagtttccagctctgaagggtaattgaatcccttcccacagtccccacatttccacggtttctccatggtctgggtgtccttgtgtctctccaggttggacgatcagttgaagcctcgtccaagcACAGAacccgtgtacggtttctccccgctgtgaatggtgcgatgttttttctggctgtgcaactggttaaagctctttccacaatcagtgcactggaacactctcactcgtgtgtgtgtctcggtgcttttccactcacactgatgtttgaaatcttctcccacggatagaacagacaaacatttctccttcaacattcaaaggccgatgatattcaggtcctgatgaatcgagtgactctgtcagatcttgacgtgatctttggtttgagtttccctctgtaaatcctcccctgtaaaaggagtttataaaagttatcactgtaattgcaggatagaaattcagatcagataactctactttctatggaacattatttcctctctcattcctcaaagctgtaaatccccgtcccacacactctccctcctccctgtgctgaaatccaaacccatcgcatcatctttcagtggcccaaaaccatgagtgaaagggtgagagagtgagtgagtgtgagagcagcagtgggctcggtgtggagaatgaagtggggcaggtggagcatgtttcagtggggcagcagtgatcataatctcattcggtttagaacagttatggaaaaggacaggggacagtcaaatgtgaaaatacttaactggaggagggcaaattccagtgagttaaaaagggatcttgtccaggtggattggaatcaaaaattggcaggcagaacagtaattgaacagtgggaggccttcaaggaggagttggtttgggtacagagtagacaaattcccacgaggaggaaaggaacagcatccaaagctagagctccctggatgactgaagatatagagatcaccatttctccttcatttacagacgctccctgaccgatcaccatttctccatcatttacagacgctccctgaccgatcaccatttccccttcatttgcagacgctccctgaccgatctccatttctccttcatttacagacgctccctgaccgatctccatttctccttcatttacagacgctccctgaccgatcaacatttctccttcatttacagacgctccctgaccgatccccatttccccttcatttacagacgctccctgaccgatcaccagttctccttcatttacagacgctccctgaccgatcaccagttctccttcatttacagacgctccctgaccgatctccatttctccttcatttacagacgctccctgaccgatcaccatttctccttcatttacagacgctccctgaccgatcaccatttctccatcatttacagacgctccctgaccgatcaccatttccccttcatttgcagacgctccctgaccgatctccatttctccttcatttacagacgctccctgaccgatccccatttctccttcatttacagacgctccctgaccgatccccatttccccttcatttgcagacgctccctgaccgatctccatttctccttcatttacagacgctccctgaccgatcaacatttctccttcatttacagacgctccctgaccgatccccatttccccttcatttacagacgctccctgaccgatcaccatttctccttcatttacagacgctccctgaccgatcaccatttctccttcatttacagacgctccctgaccgatccccatttccccttcatttcccggcgggtagtgagggggggataatgttcactgttttatattcgggtctggggccgcactcggggtttgtaaagcctgagcctgggcctgagcccggacccgggccccggggtttattgagcctcttgctccgatcctctgacctgcaccgaacgcgctcctcccgcagcctcgactggccgcgcatgctcaggacacactgaccgataatgagtcactactgcgcctgcgcgctgggctccactgattcagatagggcacaatctgaaccgcgctgcatgctgggtgatgcagccgccattgatgatcttaatatcaggccgaaaaacaaaaacattggaagcagataattcaagtgtttaatttattttctaaataattcaatcattcaattcatttcataaataattgaatagttcaattcattaaataatcaattctttaatttattacataaaaaattagtgtttaatttatcatagaaataattcaatagtttaattcattatataaatattccttcgtttaatttattatataaagaactcAATATTtaggtgaattatttatataataaattaaacacgagacttctttatgtaataaagtcaacaattgattatttatataataaatgaaacacttgattatttatataataaatgaaacacttgattatttatataataaatgaaacacttgattatttatataatgaatgaaacacttgattatttatataatgaataacgttttgaaattcttcattcaataaattaaataatggattattaatatgattaaataaacacttgaatctttgtatgataagttaaacctgtgaattaattatacaatttaaacacttgacctctttatataataattttaacacttggattatttatataataaactaaacaatataattggttatttatataataaatttaacacttgtgtgatttatgtaataaattaagctgttgaattatttatataataaattaaacacaaattatttgtataatgaattaaaccattgtttcttcatagaataaatttaacacttgaattatttatataataaattaaacaattgatttttttatataataaattagacatgcattattatataataaattaaactattgaatgatttggatatttaatttattatgaaaataat carries:
- the LOC137311986 gene encoding zinc finger protein 664-like, which encodes MEKPWKCGDCGKGFNYPSELETHRRSHTGERPFTCSLCGKGFTQSSDLLKHQRVHTGERPFKCSDCEKRFKSKIELLRHQRTHTGERPFTCSVCGKGFTQSSALLTHQRVHTGERPFKCSDCEKRFKSKFNLLKHQRTHQRVHTGERPFSCSV